ATATCTAAACGGCGCTTCACTCTATAGTGTGGTAGTTCTTAGGCAGGATGAGAATACTTACTGGAGAATTTGGCACAAGACATTTGAAATCACAAGCAAGGTAGGCGCAACCATAACGCATCATCACGGTACTGGACTGCTAAAGAGGGACTATGTTAAATTGGAAATGAACCAGCAATGGGAATTATTAAGGAAGATAAAGGATGTACTTGATGTAAATATGATAATGAATCCAGGGAAAATACTATAATAGAGTGTTTATAATGGGTTACCCTTTACCATGGGTTGCGATTTCATTAACGCCAGTAATACAGCCGCTCCAAGCATTGTGAGTATTACCATTACGATTGCGGTATTGACGCTCCCGTAGTAAATCTGGGTTGGTGTATAGTTTGTAAAAGGCCCTATGTACTTAAATCCATATGGTGATGCTTCTATGTATGCGGCATTTGAGACCATATTCAAGAGTAATTCCGCAATTCCCGTGTTACCAGTTATCATTAATAACACTATGGTCAATACGCCAACATTAAGTATCAAGCCTATGAACAACATGAACATACCCAGTACCATAGCAACTGCCTTTTTACCCTTGGGACCTCCCCTCACATATGTATGTGTCCCCTTCTCCTTTATCCTCCAGGATCGAATCCAAGTTCTCAAATGACGAAACATGTATAGGGAAATAAATAGCAGTATAATACCTGTAACAAATAGTAATATGAAGCTAAGCATTATTGTTTACCCATTATTCTAGCTATGTCATATACGACTGGTGGTTTCCAATAAAGATTACTACGTTCCCTAAGTATTCCAACTAACCATATTATAAGAAACGCTAAACCAACCAAGATTCCAAGGATCCTTATGAGCAATAAAACCGGAGGTATAAAAATAAGTGCGAAGGTCAATATGTCCAGTATCACATCCACAACTATTATCACAAGCCCAAAGGCTATACTCAGGTAGGACCAATGCTTAACATATCCAGAGTTCGGTCTCATTATAATGCCAATTATCCCACCAACAAGCGGTATGATCCAGGCTATTAAGCCCCATGTGCGTTCATCCTCACTTATCTGAGACATACAGGTTCCAAGGAACAAAATATTTATAAATTTTTCTATCTCTCGTATTTTATAATTATTTTTAACAATAAGATATACTATAACGTATTAATAATACTAATTTCACATTGTTTTGTATGTTTTTCCTCCAGATTTTAAGTAATGATTATATTATTTTAGACAAAAATTATTTTTCTGTAATATAATTTATAATTATATATAGGTATAGCTTAAGTATACTATGAGCATTAATCTGCTGGATAATTAGTTATCTTAATGAATGAAATAGTTATAATTGATTAAGGGATGATGTTAATCATGGGCAATGTAATTACTGAAAGGAGGGGACATGTATTTATTGTTATGATTAGTAGGCCGGAGAGGAGGAATGCTATTGATGCTAATACCGCTGAGGATTTGTTTAGGGCTTGGAGGTACTTTGATGGAGATCCTGATCTATATGTGGGTATAATCACTGGTGCTGGTGGTTATTTTTCGGCTGGGGCTGATTTGTACGACATTGATAGGCTCATTAATAGGGTTACTGACCCTAATGGTCCTCTTGGCTTTACTAGGCTTAGGCTTTCCAAGCCTGTGATAGCCGCGGTAAGTGGTTATTGTGTAGCCGGTGGTTTGGAGATAGCGCTTTGGGCTGATATTAGGGTTGCTGATAGGACTGCTAAGTTCGGCTTTCTGGAAAGGAGATTTGGTGTTCCACTCGTTGATGGTGGTACGCAGAGACTGGTTAGGATTGTTGGGCTTGGTAGGGCCCTTGACTTAATATTGACGGGACGATTAATAAGTGCTGAGGAGGCGTATCAGTGGGGTTTAGTTAATTACCTGGTTGATGAGGGTAAGGCTCTTGATAAGGCCATTGAAATTGCAGAATTAATCAGTAGGTACCCACAGGAGACCCTTAGGAATGATAGGCTCGCGATATACGAGGGCTTAGATAAGCCATTGAGTGAAGGCCTAATCATTGAGATGAATTATGGATTGAAATCAATAAGGGCTGGGGAGATATACGAGGGTGTGAGGAGGTTTAAGGAGGGTGCGGGTAGGCATGGTGATTACATTAATACTAGGTAATTTGATTTAGTAAGATTTATCAGTTAGTAATTAATTAACTTAGTAATTATGAGGGTAAAGGTCACTAGGAATTTTCAGGTAACAATACCCACCGAAATAAGGGAAAGACTTGGGATAAGGGTTGGTGATTACGTAGACATTACCTATGACGAGAAGGAGGGAGTCATTATCATAAGGCCTTATCGTAAAAAATGGACAACCTATACGCTAGGTAAGAAGTTAACGCCTGAAGATATTGAGCAGATAATTAATGAGGTGAGGTATGAAAACGCAAATAATCATTGATACAAATGTTTTGGTATATGCAACGTTTAAAGATAGTGAGTATCATGATGAATCATATAGCATAATACAAAAGGGTGATGCCGTAATACCTTATGTTGTTCTTCATGAATATATATGGGTATTAATGAAACTAATGAAGGATGTGAAGATTGTTAAATCGAAACTGAATGAATTAAGTGACTTCATAATAATTCATGAGGATTTAGATACGATATATTCCGGTTTAGCTCTGATGGAGGAGGATGGAGCTCCAATTTCAATGTTAAATGATTACATAATATTGTCAGTGGCATTAAGGAGGGGTGCTTACTTAGCCACTTACGACCAAAGACTGAGGAAAGCGGCTAGTAAACATGAAGTGACGGTAATACCGTAAGTTTTTAAACAGCTTTACCATTCAGTAATACCGTACCTTACTTTCAGATTAACGCTTTATTAATTTACGTATATAGTGGCCCACCAATCCTCCTAAGCCTGCGAGGGCGAGTGCTATTAATAACGTTATTACTAGGAGTATTATTGAGCCAACGATACTGTATGGTAATCCGATTATTGCGGCTGTTACTTCGCCATCATAGATCGCGTATGGGTTTGCAAGAATACTAATCAGGACACCGAGAAGTCCAGGCACCCCTGCGCACGTAAATGCAGACAGTGCCTTATTAGCATTTAAGGAATAACCAATTATTAGACCTAGTACTGCCATTAATAGCCAGTAACCTTCATATACCAATGCAAATGAGATCACCAGATTCACTATGAATAAGACCCAGAAGCGGGTTGTATAACTCATGGTCATGTCTATCACCCTGGTAATGTGGCGTTTGGTAGATATAGGTAATAGAAGTACTGGGGTAGGCCTGGTGGTATTAATGTGTAGTATTGTCCATTGAGCCAGTATGCGGTTGTGTCGTTGTATAACGGACTTAGTGGATTCTCTGAAATACCGCCTGGGTAAACACCAATACCACCGAGTGGGGTGGCCATGTTGACTATCTGACGCCAGCTCGGTCCCTCATTCGATATCAATCCATAGGCCGCGTTTATTGTATTGCAATCACCAGGTGCTGGGAATGGGCCGACCGATAGTTGATTAACGCCAAAGAAGCTTGTTAATTCCCTATAATGCACCCTACCCCAATACCACGTTGACGGGGTTGGCCCTAACTTACTCATTAATTCACTTATTGTTTGATTGAAGGCCAGTAACATGACTATTGTTGCGTTCCTACTTTGTCCCGTGATTGGGTCGTTAAACCACACTATGTCTGGATAATTATTAGTCCAGTTTGCCAGGTCTAGTATTAATGGTCCGTGGAATATTGCGTCCGGTCCTAGGAATATGGAGAATTCGCCGAGACCATCAGCGGGTGTTATGTTGTAGTATTGGAACCAGGGCATGAAGGTATCGTTTAGGTAATTCCATAGCCAGAAGTAATATATCGTGGCCGCTGCAGAGTTTGGTGTGAAATCGCCGTTCCAATCCTTAAGTAATTCGTAGGCCTGTACCTCAATCGGCGTTAGTCGGTCTAAATGCGTGGATAAGGCGTTAAGTAGTGGTGGTAAGAATAAATTCGTGGAGTAATCATGAACGTTAAGTTGTATCGCCTCCATCGATGCGTAAGTTATGTTACTCTCCTCCTCAAACTTGGAGAGCAATGTATAAATCTCGTCAGCTCTAAATCCACTTTCAAAGATCCAACCCACGTAATATGGGTAGTTAGGCGATACAAGTATCTCATTGGCTGATAATGCAAAGCGTGATGGTGGGTTTAGGACATATGGTTGATATTGTGTCGGTATAAAACCAACCCAGTCGTAAGATCCATTACCGAGCATTACAGCCCTTGGATTACCACCGTTAACTACTGGGTATAGTCCCCAGGCAAATATACCAATGTTTCCATACCTATCGGCGTACGCAAAGTTCTGTATTCCAACCTTAAAGTACGATAAGCCCTCAAGAAACTCAGTGAGGTTTTGTGCAATGTCGAAGTATAGGAATGTAGCTCCTTCATCTGTTGGATACATTCCAGTCCAATTCATCACTATAACAACACCACTATAATTGGCAATGACAACGCCATTACGGGCTAGGTACACATTATATGGTACATACCCAACACCCTTAACGTAGATCTTCTCCTGAACAACCTCAAAGGGCATCCAAGAACCATCATAGTAATACTCACCTGGGTGATTAGGGCTTGTAACCTCAACGTAATAATAAACTACCTGGGGCTCCGCATCGGTCGCGCCCCATGCTATAAATGGATTATGACCAAGTATCACACCTGGAACACCTGGGAAATCTACACCAATCACATTCATGCCAGGTCCAACCAGTTGAAAGCCGATCCAAATAGATGGGACAGTCGTTGTTAGGTGGGGGTCATTTGCCAAGAATGCCTGTCCGCTCGGTGATAATGCGACCCAGTTATTACTACCTTCATCGCTCAAGCCAATTACGAAGTGCTCAAATGGGTTTATGCCAGGTAATAACTTACTAGCTATAGAGTCCCTAAATGCAGTATCGCTCTCCTCATAAAATGCTATTGCCTTATCAATCGCCTCAATAAATTCCTGCTTAGTTATGCCGGGTGGCAATGGGTTTGGGGAATAGAAACTTAGGCCCTTAATATTTCCCGTGGTATTGTAAATACCTAGGTTCCATTCCTCGGGATACACGGGGTATTGAATTGATGAGGGGTACGCCGGGTAGAATGCATAAATAACCTGCTTTGGCATTTTGAGAAGTGCCACAGTAAATGGCAATTGATCAGCAGATCCGCTCAATGACCACGTGAGTAATTGCTGTATGGCAAAGGTATCTTCCATAGTCCATGGTAGAGGTCTAAAACCAAGAACCTTAAATATAATGGGCATCCTTTGTGATGTCAATGATTCAATGTATGCATTAACGCCAAGGGTATAGTAGTAAAGGGCCTCATAGGTAAAGCTCGATTTGTTCAATGAATCAACAATTTCCTGAGTAACCTGGGGTGTTAATAATGTCCTAAAGAATTCATCACTGGGTAGTACCGATGGACCTACTACTGATGATAAATTACCCATGGTCATCATCGCCATAAAGTACATTTGAGCAAGTCTATACTCAGCTGTTAAGTAACCCTCCTCATAAAACACAGCCCAGGTCTCATTAGAGGCAATCCTAATGAAACCATCAGGAGTTACACATACAACAATGGCTGCGGAACTATCATTAATCGTTAAAACACTACTATGACAACCAACACCAGGAGGAGGAACACTATTCCAAACACCAGTACCTGGATTAAGAACCTGCCCTAGGGGAGCCAGAATGCTAATAGGAACACTCAGTAATATTGCCACAAGGAGCAAACAAATCACAGCTAAACCTAGCTTTATATAAAGCAATATACTCATACAATATCTGATAATTAATTTAGGATTTATAAAAATAATATGTTTATAAAATATATAGAATATAATCATGAATAAAAAGGTTATCTTTAACAATTAGGTATTTTTAATAATCGACATAATAATTTTTATTCAAAAAATCTTAATTATTAAGAAATAGAATTAATGCAATTAATTAATTACCGTAAATTTGAAGGATTTAATTTTAATAATACATATTAATAAGTACTGCTTTTAATAATATCGACAATGTTCTTTTATAAACATTGATTTGATATCTTTAAATATTCTTATTTTTATGTTAAACTTGACAGGTGGGTCAAGTGTCAGATAGAGAGCTCAAGCTTGGTGAGCTTCGAGCAAGAATAGATAGACTCCCAGTAAGACCTTACCCTGTTTCCTGGATGGTCATTATCGGTCTTGGTTACTTCTTTGCATTCTACGATATACTTACGTTATCATTTGCTATAGTTTCTCCCATGATTCAGCAATTGAAAATGACTAGGTTAGAGATCAGTGAGGCTGTCTCTGTTTCATTATTTGGATACATAATTGGTGCTTATTTTGTTGCCACAGTAAGTGATTATTGGGGGCGTAGGTGGGGATTAATAACTAACGCCATATTAATTGCCATTGGTTCTTTGGGTAGCGCATTATCAACAAACGCCATCGTCTTAATAGCAAGTAGATTAATAGCTGGTATGGGTATTGGTGCTGAAATAGCTATTATAAATACATACATATCAGAAATAACGCCAGCACCCATTAGGGGTAAAATGGTACAATTTACGTACTTAGCAGGAGCTTTAGGTTTTGCCGTAACACCATTCATAGCCTTTGCATTGATACCAATATCGCCAATAGGCTGGAGGTGGTTATTTGGATTAGGTGCACTTGTTGCAGCGGCAATAGTTCCTTTACGATACCTAATGCCAGAAAGCCCCAGATGGCTTACAATAAAGGGTAAGTTTGATGAGGCTGAGAGGGTCGTTAGAACACTGGAAAGCTTTGCTGAAAAGAAGGTAAGGCCATTACCGCCAGTTCCACCACCACTTCCTGAGAAACTATTATCGAAGTTCCCAACGGCAGAATTATTCAATAGGAAATACGGCCCAAGACTTTTAATGGCCGTTTTATTCTGGTTCTTCGATTACATGCTTGCATATGGTGTAATTGGTTTTGCACCATACATATTCGTGGCCGCTGGCTTCACATTCACAACAGCGACCTGGTACATAGCACTGGGTAGCATTGGTTATATAGTTGGTGCGTTGTCCATGGCGCCTATAGCCGATAAGTGGGAGAGAAAGTACCTTGTGGCTTCAGCTTTTAGCATCGCCACACTCGCAGTATTCTTATATGCCGTAGCCGTTGGTATTCGTTCACCAATAATATTAACTATAGGCGCATTCCTGGGCGCCTTTGCGACGGCATTTGCTGTGCCCGCCTATACATATACTGCTGAATTATTCCCAACAAGGGCAAGGGCTAGTGGTTTCGCTATAGCCGACGGTGTTGGGCATCTTGGTGGTGCCGTGGTTCCATTCATAATATACCTCGTCTTTAATCCATTAAATCCGCTTAGTACTGGTGTATGGACTTTCGTGCTACTTGGCATATTTGAGATAATTGCCACATTAATAGTGCTTACAGGCCCAAGAACAACTAAATTAAGGCTTGAGCAGGTTTCGGATTAATGCGGTGATTAATGTGAAGAGCGGTTATGTAGTCACTAGAGATGGTGTATCGATATATTATGAAGTTGATGGTATGGGGGAACCCTTGGTCTTAGTTGAGGGTTTAGGGTATGCTAATTGGATGTGGATTAAGCAAAGGTCGCTTGCTAATTATGTAAAATTAATAATTTATGATAATAGGGGTGCTGGTTTGTCCTCAAAGCCTGATAAACCATACACTATGGATGATTTTGCTAATGACCTTGAGGACTTACTGAACTACCTCTCAATAGATAGGGCGTTTATATGGGGCGTCTCGATGGGCGGCATGATAGCAATGTACTTCACATATAGGAACCCAGGTAGGGTTAAGGGCTTAATCCTTGGTGGGACTAATTTTGGTGTTAAATCGTTACCGCCAAGTAAGGAAGCACTTGAAGTTTTGTTAAAACCTCCTAATCCTAATCTTGATAGGAGGCAAATGCTTATTGAAAGGATGAGGGTTGCTTTCTCCAAGGATTTCTTTGAGAGACATAGGGATGAGGTTGAGCGTATTGTAGAGGTGAGGATGATGTTCGAGGAGGATCCAAAGGCATATAACAATCAATTAGCCGCTGTACTGACATTTGACTTTAAGGATAGACTGCCCAATATAGTGGTTCCAACATTAATAGTGACTGGTGATGAGGACTATGTAGTTAACCCTGAGAATTCCCGCATAATGAATCAATTAATGCCTAATAGTAAGCTTGTCATACTTAAGGGGGCTGGTCATTTGGCGATTATCGAGCGTGCTGATGATTATAATAGGTTAGTTCTTAATTTCATAAATGATGTTATCAATGGTACATTTAAGCCGTCGAAGGAAGCCATGGTGATTTAACATGCTTGAGAGCCTACTTAGGCATAGAGCTAGAATTGAGGACTCAATCGCTATTAAGGTTGGTAATGACTCATATACGTATTCACACCTTGAAGCTTTGTCTAATAGGATTGCGTATGCATTAAGTAATCTAGGTGTTAGATTTGGCGACAGGGTTATTACGCTTATAAGGTCGCCAATACATCACGTAACAACATTCTTTGCATTAAGGAAAATAGGAGCCACATTGGTACCTGTAAATCCTAGGCTTGGCATTGATTTTCTAAATTTCGTAATTAACGATGTTAGGCCATCCCTTATAATCGATGACTATTACGGAAAGGGTATAAGTATGGATAAGGTTATTGAAGATGCAAACCATGGATATAGTTATGAATATAGGATGAATCTTGATGAAATAGCCATGATTCTATATACAGGAGGCACTACGGGTCCTCCTAAGGGCGCTATGGTTCATGAAGGATCCATTCTTTGGAACGCAATAATAACGGTAATATCATGGGGGCTTACAAAGAATGACTGCACCATAGTATCATTACCTCTTTACCACACTGGTGGATGGAACGTATTATTAATGCCATTATTATTAGTCGGTGGTAAGGTCGTGCTCCCTGAAACCGATAAGTTTGACCCAGACTGGACAATACAAACATTGGTTAGGGAAGGCTGCACCGTGTATATGGGTGTACCAACAATGCTTGATTCAATAAGTAAGTCGCCATTATTTGAAAGCATGGATTTATCGCATGTTCTCTTCATTAATGGCGGTGGGCCGTTATTACCCAATGTTGCACAGCGTTTTATCAATAAAGGATACAGGATCTTTCAGGGGTATGGATTAACCGAGGCTGGTCCCAATAATTTCTATATCGCGCCAGAACGTTACAGAGATAAGGTGATGTCTGTCGGTAAACCCCTACTGTTCATTGAGATGAAATTATCAGAGGAGGGTGAGTTATTAATAAAGGGACCACATGTTTTTAAGGGATATTGGAATAGACCTGGTGAAAGGCCATTTACGGAGGACGGCTATTTAAGGACGGGTGACTTATTCGTTATTGATAGGGATGGGGACTTTTCATTCTTAGATAGAAAGAAGGATATGATAAAGACAGGTGGTGAGAATGTTTACTCAACTGAGGTTGAGGTAGCTCTTAAGCAATTGCCATACATAGATGACGCAGCTGTCTTCGGAGTTCCTGATGAGCATTGGGGCGAGGCTGTCGTTGCTGTTGTCGTTAAGAAGCCAGGTTTTAAGGTAACCGAGGATGACGTGAAGAAGGATCTTAAGAAGGTGTTGGCTTCGTTTAAGGTGCCCAAGCGTATAATATTCGTTAAGGAGATACCTAAGACCCAGATTGGTAAGATTTCAAAAAGAGAGTTGCGTGAGAGGTATATAAAGGATGGTTTTAAGGACGTACTAGATGAGGGTTGAGCATAGTTATGAGAAACGCATATATTGTTGATTATGAATTATACATACCAAACACATTCATTGATTATAAGACCCTGGCTATAGAAACGGGGTTACCTGATTGGGTGATTAAGGATAAGATGGGTATCGTTAGGAAACCAATTGAGAGATCACTATCAGTTTCTGATATGGCTAAGCTGGTCGCTAAGAAATTAATGAGTAAATACAATGTGAAGGTTGATCTCGTGGCCTATGCAGGTTCTGATTTTAAAGATAAATACGTCTGGGATGTTGCACCGGATGTAATTAATGAATTAGGTATAGAGGGGGCCTATGGCGTTGATTTATCAATGCAATGTGTC
This is a stretch of genomic DNA from Vulcanisaeta moutnovskia 768-28. It encodes these proteins:
- a CDS encoding FAD-linked oxidase C-terminal domain-containing protein, whose protein sequence is MENRLAKDYESQLMQLVNQGLWVETIDTATTWSRLPGLYAGIKGELKEVDGVIYVLPRITHIYLNGASLYSVVVLRQDENTYWRIWHKTFEITSKVGATITHHHGTGLLKRDYVKLEMNQQWELLRKIKDVLDVNMIMNPGKIL
- a CDS encoding alpha/beta fold hydrolase, which encodes MKSGYVVTRDGVSIYYEVDGMGEPLVLVEGLGYANWMWIKQRSLANYVKLIIYDNRGAGLSSKPDKPYTMDDFANDLEDLLNYLSIDRAFIWGVSMGGMIAMYFTYRNPGRVKGLILGGTNFGVKSLPPSKEALEVLLKPPNPNLDRRQMLIERMRVAFSKDFFERHRDEVERIVEVRMMFEEDPKAYNNQLAAVLTFDFKDRLPNIVVPTLIVTGDEDYVVNPENSRIMNQLMPNSKLVILKGAGHLAIIERADDYNRLVLNFINDVINGTFKPSKEAMVI
- a CDS encoding crotonase/enoyl-CoA hydratase family protein codes for the protein MLIMGNVITERRGHVFIVMISRPERRNAIDANTAEDLFRAWRYFDGDPDLYVGIITGAGGYFSAGADLYDIDRLINRVTDPNGPLGFTRLRLSKPVIAAVSGYCVAGGLEIALWADIRVADRTAKFGFLERRFGVPLVDGGTQRLVRIVGLGRALDLILTGRLISAEEAYQWGLVNYLVDEGKALDKAIEIAELISRYPQETLRNDRLAIYEGLDKPLSEGLIIEMNYGLKSIRAGEIYEGVRRFKEGAGRHGDYINTR
- a CDS encoding MFS transporter; this translates as MSDRELKLGELRARIDRLPVRPYPVSWMVIIGLGYFFAFYDILTLSFAIVSPMIQQLKMTRLEISEAVSVSLFGYIIGAYFVATVSDYWGRRWGLITNAILIAIGSLGSALSTNAIVLIASRLIAGMGIGAEIAIINTYISEITPAPIRGKMVQFTYLAGALGFAVTPFIAFALIPISPIGWRWLFGLGALVAAAIVPLRYLMPESPRWLTIKGKFDEAERVVRTLESFAEKKVRPLPPVPPPLPEKLLSKFPTAELFNRKYGPRLLMAVLFWFFDYMLAYGVIGFAPYIFVAAGFTFTTATWYIALGSIGYIVGALSMAPIADKWERKYLVASAFSIATLAVFLYAVAVGIRSPIILTIGAFLGAFATAFAVPAYTYTAELFPTRARASGFAIADGVGHLGGAVVPFIIYLVFNPLNPLSTGVWTFVLLGIFEIIATLIVLTGPRTTKLRLEQVSD
- a CDS encoding class I adenylate-forming enzyme family protein, producing MLESLLRHRARIEDSIAIKVGNDSYTYSHLEALSNRIAYALSNLGVRFGDRVITLIRSPIHHVTTFFALRKIGATLVPVNPRLGIDFLNFVINDVRPSLIIDDYYGKGISMDKVIEDANHGYSYEYRMNLDEIAMILYTGGTTGPPKGAMVHEGSILWNAIITVISWGLTKNDCTIVSLPLYHTGGWNVLLMPLLLVGGKVVLPETDKFDPDWTIQTLVREGCTVYMGVPTMLDSISKSPLFESMDLSHVLFINGGGPLLPNVAQRFINKGYRIFQGYGLTEAGPNNFYIAPERYRDKVMSVGKPLLFIEMKLSEEGELLIKGPHVFKGYWNRPGERPFTEDGYLRTGDLFVIDRDGDFSFLDRKKDMIKTGGENVYSTEVEVALKQLPYIDDAAVFGVPDEHWGEAVVAVVVKKPGFKVTEDDVKKDLKKVLASFKVPKRIIFVKEIPKTQIGKISKRELRERYIKDGFKDVLDEG
- a CDS encoding PIN domain-containing protein, which produces MKTQIIIDTNVLVYATFKDSEYHDESYSIIQKGDAVIPYVVLHEYIWVLMKLMKDVKIVKSKLNELSDFIIIHEDLDTIYSGLALMEEDGAPISMLNDYIILSVALRRGAYLATYDQRLRKAASKHEVTVIP
- a CDS encoding penicillin acylase family protein, with amino-acid sequence MSILLYIKLGLAVICLLLVAILLSVPISILAPLGQVLNPGTGVWNSVPPPGVGCHSSVLTINDSSAAIVVCVTPDGFIRIASNETWAVFYEEGYLTAEYRLAQMYFMAMMTMGNLSSVVGPSVLPSDEFFRTLLTPQVTQEIVDSLNKSSFTYEALYYYTLGVNAYIESLTSQRMPIIFKVLGFRPLPWTMEDTFAIQQLLTWSLSGSADQLPFTVALLKMPKQVIYAFYPAYPSSIQYPVYPEEWNLGIYNTTGNIKGLSFYSPNPLPPGITKQEFIEAIDKAIAFYEESDTAFRDSIASKLLPGINPFEHFVIGLSDEGSNNWVALSPSGQAFLANDPHLTTTVPSIWIGFQLVGPGMNVIGVDFPGVPGVILGHNPFIAWGATDAEPQVVYYYVEVTSPNHPGEYYYDGSWMPFEVVQEKIYVKGVGYVPYNVYLARNGVVIANYSGVVIVMNWTGMYPTDEGATFLYFDIAQNLTEFLEGLSYFKVGIQNFAYADRYGNIGIFAWGLYPVVNGGNPRAVMLGNGSYDWVGFIPTQYQPYVLNPPSRFALSANEILVSPNYPYYVGWIFESGFRADEIYTLLSKFEEESNITYASMEAIQLNVHDYSTNLFLPPLLNALSTHLDRLTPIEVQAYELLKDWNGDFTPNSAAATIYYFWLWNYLNDTFMPWFQYYNITPADGLGEFSIFLGPDAIFHGPLILDLANWTNNYPDIVWFNDPITGQSRNATIVMLLAFNQTISELMSKLGPTPSTWYWGRVHYRELTSFFGVNQLSVGPFPAPGDCNTINAAYGLISNEGPSWRQIVNMATPLGGIGVYPGGISENPLSPLYNDTTAYWLNGQYYTLIPPGLPQYFYYLYLPNATLPG
- a CDS encoding AbrB/MazE/SpoVT family DNA-binding domain-containing protein, whose amino-acid sequence is MRVKVTRNFQVTIPTEIRERLGIRVGDYVDITYDEKEGVIIIRPYRKKWTTYTLGKKLTPEDIEQIINEVRYENANNH